From a region of the Coffea arabica cultivar ET-39 chromosome 3e, Coffea Arabica ET-39 HiFi, whole genome shotgun sequence genome:
- the LOC140038474 gene encoding uncharacterized protein, giving the protein MREDDKGKLILLAKAKDVKRVWSSNQLLLILVCKEELVILSIPNNSLPSNVLFLLQEFEDIFLEDVPDGLPPLRGIEHQIDLIPGALLPNKPAYRIGPEETKELQREVEELLRKGWARESLNPCAVLVILVPKKDGVWRMRTYCRVVNAITLYALVCASETWQHYLRAREFVIKTDHESLKHLKGQQKFSKRYARWVAFIDSFPYVIKYKTDKSNVVADTLSRRHTLLTVLDTKLLGFKLMKELYKDDMDFSNAYANCGKSEFEKFYVHGVSCFVLPSYAFSEILYVSYLFESHIVVA; this is encoded by the coding sequence ATGAGGGAAGATGACAAAGGGAAGCTAATCTTGCTAGCAAAAGCGAAAGATGTAAAGCGAGTTTGGTCTTCCAACCAACTCTTACTCATACTTGTGTGCAAGGAAGAGTTGGTCATATTATCTATTCCTAATAACTCCTTGCCTTCCAATGTCTTATTCCTTTTGCAAGAGTTCGAGGATATATTTTTGGAGGACGTACCAGATGGATTACCACCTCTAAGGGGGATCGAGCACCAAATTGACCTCATTCCGGGAGCCCTATTGCCTAACAAACCCGCCTATAGGATAGGACCTGAGGAAACCAAGGAATTGCAAAGGGAAGTGGAGGAATTGCTAAGGAAAGGCTGGGCTCGAGAAAGTCTAAATCCATGTGCTGTACTAGTGATTCTCGTGCCAAAAAAAGATGGAGTTTGGAGAATGCGCACCTACTGTAGGGTAGTAAATGCCATCACGCTGTATGCCTTGGTGTGTGCATCGGAGACATGGCAGCATTACTTGCGAGCACGAGAGTTTGTTATCAAGACGGACCACGAATCTCTCAAGCACCTCAAGGGGCAACAAAAATTCAGCAAAAGGTATGCCAGATGGGTAGCATTCATCGATTCGTTCCCATATGTCATTAAATACAAGACAGACAAGTCTAATGTAGTAGCTGATACTTTATCTCGCAGACATACCTTGCTAACTGTCTTAGATACTAAACTCCTAGGATTTAAACTTATGAAAGAGTTGTATAAAGATGACATGGATTTTTCGAATGCCTATGCAAATTGTGGGAAGTCTGAATTTGAAAAATTCTATGTGCATGGTGTTTCCTGTTTTGTCTTACCAAGTTATGCATTCTCCGAGATTCTATACGTGTCTTACTTGTTTGAGAGTCACATAGTGGTGGCTTAA